Within the Thalassoglobus sp. JC818 genome, the region GACCTCTTCTTCGTCGTCGCATTCGTCAAGAACCCGTTTTGCCAGTGCGAGGGCTCGATCATTCGCTTCCTGGCCATTGAGCATGGCGAACACTTGGGGGGTGATATTTGACTGATCGCGCATCTCACAGCTTGTTTCTGACCCCGGCTGATTGAACGTTTCGAGGAAGGGGATGCGGTGTCCACGAATTTTGTGAATGTAGATGGAGCGGCGGTTCCGGTCGTTCGGATCCGGATTGGGGACGTAGCTTGGAGCGAACGTACCCATGATCATTCGAGGCTGAAGTGCTGCTTCGAGATTCATGTCAGGTCGAATCGGAATTCCGCCGAGTGTCGAGTTCAACTCACCAGACACGCTCAGCGTGGCATCACGAATCTCTTCTGCCTCCAATCTGCGAGGAAGGAAGACTGCGTAAGAGTTCCCAGAAGGATCGGCAGAGGCGAGTTCCTCCGGGTGGAAGTGTGTTGTCGACCGACAATAGGCGTCCGTGTTCATGATGACACGATGTAAGTGCTTGATCGACCATCCATTCGAAACGAATTCTGTGGCGAGCCAGTCGAGCAGCTTCGGATGCGTTGGTTTCTTGCCGGTCGTTCCAAAGTTGTTCGGGTTCCCGGCAATGCCTCGACCGAAATGGAAGGCCCAGATGCGGTTGACCAGAACGCGCGACGTGAGGGTGTTTTCCGGACTGGCAATCCATTCAGCGAAAGCAGTCCGTCGACCTGAATGGCCAGTCGGAAGAGACGCTTCCATTGCCCCGGGCACAGCGGAGAGAACGCCGGGCTGAACAGGAATCGTCGGAGAGAATGGATCTCCACCAGCCAGAATCGCTGTCTTTTCTAACTCTCCTCCTTTGGAGGGATTGTCGGGTTTTGGGATGCGGCTGTAGCTCGATTTGGGAGTTCTTGTAGTCCCGCTGTATGTCGAGTATGCGAACGGCTGATACCGGTCGAATTCCCAATTGAAGCGATGTTGCCACTTCCTTCCGATGCGTTCTTTTCCGAACTCTTCGGCGGTCTTCAACGTTCGATTCGGGAGTTCATCGGCTGAAACTCCAGCCTTCCGTGCTTCGGCTTTGTTCTTGTACGGCATCCCTTTTTCGCGAAACCACTCGGCTTCGTATTCGGCCTGCCGTTGCTGCAGATCTTTCAGCACCTGTTCATTCGCTTTGTGCCTCAACTGGTGATACCTCTTGTCTTCCTCCATGCCAGCGAGGTTTTCATCCGGAAGCCATTCGGTTTTGACTTCTGCAAATTGCGTGGTCGCGAAGACAGCTTGAACGGAGTAGAAGTCGCGTGTTGGAATCGGATCGAACTTGTGGTCATGGCAACGGCAACATTGCAAAGCCTGTCCGAGAAAAACCTGACCGACGGTATCGGTGATGTCATCGAGAAAGAGCTGACGAGTCACTGTCGCCACGCTCATGCCCGTATGCTCCCAAGGCCCCATCCGAAGAAATCCGGATGCGATCTGAAGCTCGGTTTGCTGTTCAGAAGTCAGTTGATCGCGATTCGCTTCCGCCACCTCGTCGCCAGCGATTTGTTCCAGAATGAATTCGTCAAACGGCTTGTCTGCATTGAATGCCCGGACGACGTAGTCTCGGAAACGCCACGCGTTCGGTCGTTCGTAGTCGTTGGCGAAACCGGAGCTGTCCGCATATCGCACGACATCGAGCCAGTGGCGGCCCCACTGCTCTCCGTAGTGAGGACTTTCGAGAAGACGATCGACGAGGGCTGCGAATGCTTCCTTGTCTTCCCGAGGATCATTGACGAATTGCTCCACTTCCGAGGGAGTCGGAGGGAGTCCCAGCAGGTCGAATGTGGCTCGACGGATGAGCACCTGTCGAGATGCTCGCGGCGCAGAGAGAATCTCCCGCTCATCCAGTTGCTGGTCGATGAACGCGTCGACCGGTGAACAGCGACAAGCGTCCGACAGCTCCGGGAATTCAGTCTGGATGGGCTGAAATGCCCACAGGTCTTCAAGATCGTACTTTCGATTCGTCCAGGAATCGCTCAATCCACCGGACGTCTCGACAACAACCCCTTCGGCATAATCACGGTAGATCTCGGCGATTCGTTCATCGTCTGGCCAGGGCGCCCCCTCCTTGATCCAGTCGCGAACCGCCCAAATTTCTTCTTGAGACAGCTTTTCCGCCTCTTTAGGAGGCATTTCGAATCCTTCTTCCTCGCGAGAAAGCATCCCGAGCAGGTAGCTGTCTTCGATTTCTCCGGGAACGACGATGGAATCACCCCACGAATCCCCACCAGCCAGAAGTTGCTCGCGAGTGTCCATCAGGAAGCCGCTTTCGATGGAATCTGCACTCTCGCTGTGACATCCAGCACACTTTTCCTGGAAAATCGGCTGAACTTGCAACGCGAACAGCTTTTCTCCCTCAGTCGGCGGTTCTGCGGCGCTTGTGGAATTCCATCCACTCGCGAAAACGATCACCAAACCAGCGAGACGGAATGCTTTGCAGGACATGAACATCTGCTCTTTTCGCCAATCAATTCCAAAAAAAGAAGCTGACCACAAATCATATCAGAATTGAATTGTACGTCGAAGAACGACACGGACGATCTTGCGTCATTTTCTTATGAATTCGCTCCAGAGCCGGACCCAATCCTCGACCGCCGCACAATGAGTTATTAAAGTTCATTCTTCAAAAGAACACATCCTGATCGCAAACTCTAAACTGGTTGCCTTCCAAACAATGCAAAACGACATCGGACTCATCGGTCTGGCTGTGATGGGCCAGAATCTCGTACTCAACATGGCCAATCACGGTTTCTCAGTCGCGGTTTACAACCGAACAACGGAAACGATGGATGAGTTCGTTGGTGGACTCAAAGACGAGCCCGTCGACAAGGTCTGGGAAGGAACCGTCGATCGGGTCAATGGCTACAAAGAGATCGAAGATTTCGTCGCTTCGCTCAAGCGTCCTCGCCGTGTCATGATCATGGTCAAGGCAGGCGGCCCCGTTGACGCAGTTATCGAACAGCTCAAAGGTCTGCTCGAACCTGGCGACATCATCATCGATGGCGGAAACAGCGACTTCGTCGACACAAATCGTCGATCCAAAGAACTCCGTGATGAAGGCTTCCAGTTCATCGGAACGGGTGTCTCCGGTGGAGAAGAAGGAGCTCTCAAAGGTCCATCGATCATGCCGGGCGGACACGTCGACGCATGGCCGCACGTCAAAGACATCCTGCAATCAATCTCCGCCAAAGTCGGTCCCAACGACGACATCCCTTGTTGCGACTGGGTCGGCGAAGACGGTGCTGGTCACTATGTTAAAATGGTTCACAACGGGATCGAATATGGCGACATGCAGTTGATCTGCGAAGCCTACTTCATCCTCAAGCACACCCTGAATCTCTCGAACGAAGAGCTCTATCAGGTCTTCAAGAGCTGGAACGAAGGGGAACTCGCGAGCTATCTCATCGAGATCACTCGGGACATCTTCACTGTCAAAGATGAAAAGACCGGCAACGATCTGGTCGACATGATCCTGGACACTGCAAAGCAGAAGGGAACCGGGAAGTGGATGAGCCAGCATGCCCTCGATCTGGGTGTGCCAACGACTCTCATCACCGAAGCTGTTTACGCTCGATGCCTCTCGGGTCAGAAAGATGCTCGAGTTCGAGCTTCTGAAGTCCTTAGTGGACCGGACGTCACCTTCGACGGAGACCGTGATCAGTTCATCGAAGATGTCCGTCAAGCACTCTACGCTTCGAAACTCGTCAGCTACGCTCAAGGCTACGTTCAACTCGATGCAGCTGCTGCGGAGTTCGGCTGGAAGCTAAACAATGGAAACATCGCCCTGCTCTGGCGTGGTGGATGTATCATTCGCTCGGTCTTCCTCGAAGACATCAAAGCAGCTTTCGACAAAAAACCTGAACTCGAAAACTTGCTGCTCGACGACTTCTTCAAGAAAGCTATCAATCAGGCTCAGCCAGCCTGGCGTCGAGTTGTCGCCACAGCGGTTAATATGGGACTTCCAGTGCCTGGATTCAGTGCTGCCCTCACCTACTACGATGGCTACCGTCGCGACCGATTGCCTGCGAACCTGCTTCAGGCTCAGCGAGATTACTTCGGTGCTCACACCTACGAGCGCATCGACACACCTCGCGGTGAAACGTTCCACACCGATTGGATTCGCGAGCGCAACCTGACATAGTTCGCTTGCAAACGTGCTCGCACTGACGAACACGATGAAATGACAAAAGGCTCCGACAGCAAGTCACGCTGTCGGAGCCTTTTTCATTGACTCAGCTTCAAGCACAGTCGAGTGTCTGCAAACGACACAATCCCCACTCCGAATTCATGGAGAAGACCGAACGAATTCGGAAGCGAGGATTGTGTTTCGCACTCAGGCTTGTGTGCAACTTTTCTTACTCGGGCTGTTAGCGAGAGCATTTTCTGATCGTGAATGCACGAGCAAGCACTTCCATTTGACTTATAGTGCAAGCGAGTGCACCGAAAAGAGCAACTTGCTCTAGTTCGCAGGAATGACTGCCGCTGGCTTCAATGATTCCGGAGCAGATTGTTTGAGCATCACGAACATGTGTTGCCCTTTCTTAGTCTTGAATTCTCCGGGTGCTTCAGCGTTCGGGAATCCGTAGATGAGTTTGACGACATCTTCGTCCTTGTGGATCAAACCAACCGCCCCGATTCCTGGCATGGGTGGCTTAATGCTCTCCATGACGATATGTGCACCAAGCTCATGCGGTTGAAGCTGGAACTTCGCCACGTAGAGTTCGCCGTCCTCAGCATCCAGAGTTTTGATCTGCTGATCAGTGAAGACCACCTGTTGTGCCTTCAGCTCTTCCGGCTTCAGTTCCTTCCCGTCCATCTCTCCTCGGATGATGCGGTAAGTTCCCTCCAGATCGCTCGCTTTCAGCTCGCGAGTTGGGTTCTTCTTCGCTGGTGAACGTTGATCTTGTTCCTGCCCCTGAGCCTGAACTGACAGTGCCAGCAGGCAGAGAGCAAGCAAACAAACGCCTGTCAAATTGATGATTCTTTCTCGATCGTTCATGGTCTTCTCCTCACACCGAGTCATTTTGTTTTCCTTAGTTGTTTCTGCAAATTCAGCAGTTCGTCTTGGATGCAATGCATGCTGCGTGCCGATCTCTCCAAGACGTGGAAACTCAAGCATTCTGTGCGGTTTCGGTGCAATTTCTGAGACTTGAACAGTCAACGTGAGCGAGAAACGTTCAGTCAATCGCTATGTTTTTCGATGAAAACAAACCCCATGCTGCTGCGAACCTGAATGAAGAGACTGGTCGTTTCGCAGCACTCGTTCAGCGCATGACAGATAGACGTTCCTCTCTGTGCGTGGTACAACTGAAGATTAAGGTCAGAGAATTTCCCTGAGATCGTGACGTCCATTTCAAAAGTGAGGGCATGACATGGCATGGTTCAGTCGATTCACGCGGTTCGGTGACGTCCATCTTTGCTTCGCTCAGGAACAGAACATTTCCTGTGGTCTGGCTTCCATCATCATGGCAGCTTTCAAGATCAATAAGCTCACGCCGAAAGTGACGGCGATGTATGGCGAAGACGATATGATGGCTAAAGCCAAAGCTCTGTTTGGTGCCAAGCCTCTCGGAGATGCCGGGCTGACCGGAAACAAGATGATCACGCTGCTGAACGATGACTCGCTGAACATGAAGGGATGGTCGTTAACGACACCCAACATCAATCAGATGAACAACGAGATCATTAAGAACGTTGGCGTTTCCGAAGGCTGGGGACCGACGATGAGTGTGACTCCGGTGATCATCATGGTGCAGTGGAAAGGTGGCACCGCTCGGCATTGGGTGCTCATCGACACTGTCCGGAAGATTTGGGGCTCGATTTACGCCACTGTTTGCGATCCCTGGGACGGCAGCGTTCACGTGATCAAAATCGAGAAGGACAAACGATTCGACTACGCAGCCCGAGATACGATCGACTTCGATTTCTGGGGAAAACGCAATCGATACGGCTCTAAAACGCAAGAAGGCAGTTCGACAATCACGACACCAACCTGGGTTGGGTCAATTATGCTCAAACGCACGACGTGACGACGCCCCAATCCTGTTGAGTTTTCACCACGGCTACGTCTTCCGGTTGCCACGCACAGACATTCAGATTCACTACTCTTCCTCGACGCCCGCTCGCTCAAAATCACTCTGGAAGCAGAAAGCTGTTCGCATTGCTGGCGATTCATAAACTAAGCTTCGGATGCCCGTTCCATCAATCTGCGCGGAACGGGGAAACTCTTGTCCGATCATGAAATTTTGCTCCCCCCTCGAATGCTACCTGTCTGAATAGACCTCATTTCATCTCTTTAAAGATTGAAAAACGCGATGGCAAAGAAGACCGAACAACGACTTCTCGCGAAACTGGCAGCTGGCCAGCCGCTGACTCCCGGAGAGATCAATTCGTTGTCCCTCAAAATCGCAAAAGGCCAAACAAAGAAGCGTGCGCGTTCGATCACCCAACAAGTCGAGCTGCGATACACAGCTCAACTTGCGCAACTCAGCGTGATGCAGCGACAGCAGGTGGTGAATGCTGTTCGCGATTACACAATGGACTCAACTTCGATCAACAATTCGTGTCGCGGCGGAGCTCCGAATGCCAACGCCCAGAGACTCGATCAAGTGTTTCAGATTTTCCATCAGCAGAACTGGGACAACGACTATCGCGTGACCTATCGACTGATGACTTACAAGCCGACAGACAACATGCCGTGGGGTGCAGCGGCCGCACCTCATATTGTCGTGGGTGATCGTGTTCGAGACGATGCTTTTCTGTCTGCCAGTGAGAACCGACAGCTGCTCGTCAACGGAGTCGAAAACCCCGGACCCAACGATCGGTACGTGAAGCTGGCCATCTATGGACGCGGCGGAATCAACATCTCGGGCGGCTCTCTCTATTCGAATGCCAATGAGAAAGCCATGATGAAGAGTGATCATCCGAAGACATGGCGATTCCGAACAGCACATGCTGGGCAGGCGGAAATCCTTTACGATCGAGGAACGGTCTTCCGCGTTCGGAAAATCACCCCGAACGGCAACAACGTTCACGTCGTGCTCTCCATCAGCAATGGAGGCGGAGGCGGCGGCGTGAAGAACATGTTCACCGGAACCTAATCGATTTCGCTGGCCATTCTGCGCTCTTCCAAACTGTCTCAGTTCAACGCAAGTTGGACGAATAGCTCAAACCGTCTGATCGTCCTTCGCCTCTTTGGTCGAGATCGAGCGATACACTCCAACAGCCATTGTGATGAGCGTCAGAGGGATAACGATCCCGAAGATCACGTACTCGAACGTTCGTTCGAATTCCGGCACGACTGTCGGAATCACCATCGACGCTGTGTAAATCATGTAGTAGGCGAAAAACAGAATCCCTTCCCATCTTGAGATGAGATGTCCGGTGAAAAAGATCGGCAGGCACGCCACAGCGACGGCGACCATGACTGGGACATCAAGATGCAGAGCCGCTTCGGGAACGGGAACTCCGATCGGCGACACCAGACTGGAGATGCCTAGCACTGCCATGATGTTGAAAAGATTGCTCCCGATGGCATTGCCGACGGCGATATCTCGTTCTCCTCGAATCGCAGCCATCACGGACGTCGCAGCTTCCGGAAGTGAAGTCCCGGCAGCCACGATCGTCAGGCCGATGATCAATTCCGAAACTCCAAGACTTCGCGAAATCGTCACAGCGGAATCGACGAACCAACGCGCTCCGACCACTAATAGAGCCAATCCCGCGACGAGCATGACGACATTAATGAGAGTACTTTTCGCCGTCGATGAACTCTCTTTCTGACCAAATTCCGCTTCGTATTCCGCCTGAATCGCCCCCTGCTCTCGCCGACTCTTAATGATGGCCCAGAGCGTATAAACCACGAGGCCGATCGAGAGAATCAAACCGTCCAGTCGACTGATGCTGCCATTCAAAGCCATCAACCAGACAAGGCCTGAGAGCCCAATCATCAGCGGAACCTCAAATCGAACGAGCTGCTGAGAGACCTGAAGCGGAACAATCATCGCGGAGAGTCCGAGAATCAGAAGCACGTTGAAGATGTTGCTGCCGACGATATTTCCCAGCGCAACATCTGGTTGACCATTCAACGAGGATTGCAGACAGACGACCAGTTCCGGGGCGCTCGTCCCAAATGAGACGACCGTCAGCCCGACCACCAGTGGTGAAACTCCGCACGAGACGGCGAGTTTCGAAGCTCCTCGAACCAGGAGTTCAGCACCTGCGGTCAAAACAACAAGTCCGACCACGAGCATCAAAATCGCCACTCCTGACTCCTCCTCATTCATCCATCGAAAAGTTTGCAGAACATAGCATATCGCTTTTTGCGTCGAAGAGTACAACTTCGCGCAGCGTCGTGGTCACGGAAGTCGTCGAGCGGCATTCACTCTGCGTAAGGCTTCGGTATGCACAAGGCACTTCTCAATGAGCCAGACAATGAGCGTATTCCCCACCGCCAAGCCACCATTGGTGCAGAATATCGCTTCCCAATGATTGAATTCCGAAGGGAATCGATCGGACGCGACTAAGTCAGATTCATTGACTGCAGGAATTCTGCGTTCGTCTTGGTGCGTCTCATTCGATTGGTGAGAAGTTCCATCGCTTCGACGGGATTCATATCGTTGAGCACACGCCGGAGGATCCAGACCAGTCGCAACTCGTCTTCGTCCATCAGGAGTTCTTCTCGACGAGTTCCTGACTTGTTGACGTCAATCGCTGGCCAGACCCGCTTTTCGACCATTCGACGATCGAGGTGCAACTCCGTATTACCGGTTCCTTTGAACTCTTCGAAGATCACCTCATCCATCTTCGATCCGGTATCGACGAGCGCGGTCGCGATAATGGTCAAGCTTCCGCCTTCATCGACAGCCCGGGCTGCTCCGAAGAAACGTTTTGGATGCTGCAGTGCATTGGCATCCACTCCACCGGTAAGAATCTTGCCGGAGTTAGGACATTCCGTGTTGTAAGCACGGGCCAGACGAGTGATGGAGTCCAGGAAAATCACGACGT harbors:
- a CDS encoding PSD1 and planctomycete cytochrome C domain-containing protein, which translates into the protein MSCKAFRLAGLVIVFASGWNSTSAAEPPTEGEKLFALQVQPIFQEKCAGCHSESADSIESGFLMDTREQLLAGGDSWGDSIVVPGEIEDSYLLGMLSREEEGFEMPPKEAEKLSQEEIWAVRDWIKEGAPWPDDERIAEIYRDYAEGVVVETSGGLSDSWTNRKYDLEDLWAFQPIQTEFPELSDACRCSPVDAFIDQQLDEREILSAPRASRQVLIRRATFDLLGLPPTPSEVEQFVNDPREDKEAFAALVDRLLESPHYGEQWGRHWLDVVRYADSSGFANDYERPNAWRFRDYVVRAFNADKPFDEFILEQIAGDEVAEANRDQLTSEQQTELQIASGFLRMGPWEHTGMSVATVTRQLFLDDITDTVGQVFLGQALQCCRCHDHKFDPIPTRDFYSVQAVFATTQFAEVKTEWLPDENLAGMEEDKRYHQLRHKANEQVLKDLQQRQAEYEAEWFREKGMPYKNKAEARKAGVSADELPNRTLKTAEEFGKERIGRKWQHRFNWEFDRYQPFAYSTYSGTTRTPKSSYSRIPKPDNPSKGGELEKTAILAGGDPFSPTIPVQPGVLSAVPGAMEASLPTGHSGRRTAFAEWIASPENTLTSRVLVNRIWAFHFGRGIAGNPNNFGTTGKKPTHPKLLDWLATEFVSNGWSIKHLHRVIMNTDAYCRSTTHFHPEELASADPSGNSYAVFLPRRLEAEEIRDATLSVSGELNSTLGGIPIRPDMNLEAALQPRMIMGTFAPSYVPNPDPNDRNRRSIYIHKIRGHRIPFLETFNQPGSETSCEMRDQSNITPQVFAMLNGQEANDRALALAKRVLDECDDEEEVVRKLFQLCFGRLPSDEEMHATRQHWSEMNELQKDLHFEPVEYPVEVVREAIDENTGERFEFTEKLFAYEDYIPDLQPHQVGARTRALADVCLVLLNSNEFVYVY
- the gnd gene encoding decarboxylating NADP(+)-dependent phosphogluconate dehydrogenase yields the protein MQNDIGLIGLAVMGQNLVLNMANHGFSVAVYNRTTETMDEFVGGLKDEPVDKVWEGTVDRVNGYKEIEDFVASLKRPRRVMIMVKAGGPVDAVIEQLKGLLEPGDIIIDGGNSDFVDTNRRSKELRDEGFQFIGTGVSGGEEGALKGPSIMPGGHVDAWPHVKDILQSISAKVGPNDDIPCCDWVGEDGAGHYVKMVHNGIEYGDMQLICEAYFILKHTLNLSNEELYQVFKSWNEGELASYLIEITRDIFTVKDEKTGNDLVDMILDTAKQKGTGKWMSQHALDLGVPTTLITEAVYARCLSGQKDARVRASEVLSGPDVTFDGDRDQFIEDVRQALYASKLVSYAQGYVQLDAAAAEFGWKLNNGNIALLWRGGCIIRSVFLEDIKAAFDKKPELENLLLDDFFKKAINQAQPAWRRVVATAVNMGLPVPGFSAALTYYDGYRRDRLPANLLQAQRDYFGAHTYERIDTPRGETFHTDWIRERNLT
- a CDS encoding calcium/sodium antiporter, which produces MAILMLVVGLVVLTAGAELLVRGASKLAVSCGVSPLVVGLTVVSFGTSAPELVVCLQSSLNGQPDVALGNIVGSNIFNVLLILGLSAMIVPLQVSQQLVRFEVPLMIGLSGLVWLMALNGSISRLDGLILSIGLVVYTLWAIIKSRREQGAIQAEYEAEFGQKESSSTAKSTLINVVMLVAGLALLVVGARWFVDSAVTISRSLGVSELIIGLTIVAAGTSLPEAATSVMAAIRGERDIAVGNAIGSNLFNIMAVLGISSLVSPIGVPVPEAALHLDVPVMVAVAVACLPIFFTGHLISRWEGILFFAYYMIYTASMVIPTVVPEFERTFEYVIFGIVIPLTLITMAVGVYRSISTKEAKDDQTV